One genomic segment of Brevinematia bacterium includes these proteins:
- the gmk gene encoding guanylate kinase yields the protein MSEVQKKGKIFIVSAPSGTGKTTILRKVIAEIPNLYFSVSVTTRRPREGEVNGVDYYFVSVEEVLQMFKNKEFLEWALVHGNFYGTPVWEVEGKVNSGKNVVVDVDVKGFMKIKKRYPDSISIFIIPPSVEELKNRLLKREGKDTFDEELKKRFEKATYEMSFRDLYDYIIVNDDLEKACAELREIILKNIEK from the coding sequence ATGAGTGAAGTGCAGAAGAAGGGTAAAATATTTATAGTCTCAGCTCCGTCTGGAACTGGTAAGACTACTATCCTTAGAAAAGTGATAGCTGAGATCCCAAACCTGTATTTCTCGGTTTCTGTTACTACCAGAAGGCCTAGAGAAGGTGAAGTGAATGGAGTGGATTACTATTTTGTCTCAGTAGAGGAAGTTCTGCAGATGTTTAAGAACAAGGAATTTCTTGAGTGGGCTTTGGTTCACGGTAATTTTTACGGAACTCCTGTGTGGGAGGTGGAGGGGAAGGTAAATTCAGGTAAAAATGTAGTAGTTGATGTTGATGTTAAAGGTTTTATGAAAATTAAGAAGAGATATCCGGACTCCATCTCAATATTTATCATTCCTCCGTCAGTTGAAGAATTGAAAAATAGGCTGTTGAAGAGAGAAGGAAAGGATACATTTGATGAAGAGTTAAAAAAAAGGTTTGAAAAAGCAACTTATGAAATGTCATTTAGAGATTTGTATGATTATATCATCGTAAACGATGATCTTGAAAAAGCCTGCGCGGAGCTTAGAGAGATAATATTGAAGAATATTGAAAAGTAA
- a CDS encoding YicC/YloC family endoribonuclease: protein MASSRKLVCRITIIFYAPILYSMKGMTGFSYIHKVTKYGKVNVSLKTLNSRFLEIKLVIHPFLQELELSIRKMLKDSFKRGKVELFIDFFPKGTEFKVEVDEELAKGYFLSLKKLSNYLGLLPDIEIVDIAKMPNVVNLVKLELPSSFFSQVRRIVKKAIDEVLSQRIEEGNETRENIVEILFKIRKSLDAIRARWGAVNLSIEEKVRERVERFFKDYRDRNELDVAVVAFLLKVDINEEIFRFSRHLEDLEKLVSSDSEIGKKIEFLVQELNREINTIASKSFDYEISSSVVEIKSALEKIREHAQNIE, encoded by the coding sequence ATGGCTAGTAGTAGAAAGTTAGTGTGTAGGATTACTATAATCTTTTATGCTCCGATACTATATAGCATGAAAGGAATGACGGGGTTCTCTTACATACATAAGGTTACTAAGTATGGTAAGGTGAATGTTTCTCTAAAAACGTTAAACTCACGGTTTCTTGAGATTAAGCTGGTTATTCATCCTTTTCTTCAGGAGCTTGAGCTTTCTATAAGGAAGATGCTGAAGGATAGTTTTAAGAGAGGAAAGGTGGAATTATTTATTGACTTTTTTCCGAAAGGCACTGAGTTTAAGGTGGAGGTTGATGAAGAGCTTGCGAAAGGTTACTTTTTATCTCTTAAAAAGCTGAGCAACTATCTGGGACTACTTCCAGATATAGAGATAGTTGACATAGCTAAGATGCCTAATGTTGTTAACCTAGTTAAGTTGGAGTTACCATCGTCTTTTTTCAGTCAAGTTCGTAGGATTGTCAAAAAAGCTATTGATGAGGTGTTAAGCCAAAGAATTGAGGAAGGGAATGAAACTCGTGAGAATATTGTTGAAATACTTTTCAAGATTAGAAAAAGTCTTGATGCTATTCGTGCTAGGTGGGGTGCTGTTAATTTGTCAATTGAGGAGAAAGTAAGGGAAAGAGTTGAAAGGTTTTTTAAGGATTACAGGGATAGGAATGAGTTGGATGTGGCGGTTGTGGCATTTCTACTTAAGGTGGACATAAATGAGGAGATATTCAGATTTTCTAGGCATTTGGAGGATTTGGAGAAATTGGTGAGCAGTGATAGTGAAATAGGGAAGAAGATAGAGTTTCTAGTGCAAGAGTTGAACAGAGAGATAAATACTATTGCCTCAAAGTCATTTGATTACGAGATATCTTCATCCGTTGTTGAAATAAAGTCCGCTTTGGAGAAGATAAGGGAACATGCACAGAATATAGAGTAA
- a CDS encoding peroxiredoxin yields MEHFGEKRSIPLLGEDFPEIKVTTTQGEIVLPKAYEGKWFVLFSHPADFTPVCTTEFFAFQKRYNQFRELNCELIGLSVDQVFSHIKWEEWIKEKLGIEIEFPIIADTGTVAEKLGLIHPGKGTNTVRAVFVVDPKGKVRLILYYPQEIGRNIDEIIRAIKALQTSDKNGIATPANWPNNELIGDKVIIPPARDKKTAKERIEKAKKGELEAYDWWFCYRKL; encoded by the coding sequence ATGGAGCATTTTGGTGAAAAAAGGTCTATACCGCTTTTAGGAGAAGATTTCCCCGAGATCAAGGTAACAACAACTCAGGGTGAGATAGTATTACCTAAAGCTTACGAAGGGAAGTGGTTTGTATTGTTTAGTCATCCAGCAGACTTCACTCCTGTCTGCACAACTGAGTTTTTTGCCTTTCAAAAGAGGTATAATCAGTTTAGAGAGCTTAACTGCGAACTTATTGGGCTAAGTGTTGATCAAGTATTCTCCCACATCAAGTGGGAAGAATGGATCAAAGAGAAACTTGGCATTGAAATTGAGTTTCCTATAATTGCTGATACTGGAACAGTTGCTGAAAAGCTAGGACTTATACACCCAGGAAAAGGGACCAATACCGTAAGGGCAGTATTTGTTGTGGACCCTAAGGGTAAGGTTAGACTAATACTCTACTATCCTCAAGAGATAGGTAGAAACATTGACGAGATAATAAGAGCTATAAAAGCTTTACAGACATCCGATAAGAACGGAATCGCTACTCCCGCTAACTGGCCAAACAATGAGTTGATAGGTGACAAGGTCATCATTCCTCCCGCAAGAGACAAGAAAACCGCTAAGGAAAGAATAGAGAAAGCCAAAAAGGGAGAACTTGAAGCTTACGATTGGTGGTTCTGCTATAGAAAACTCTAG
- the ilvD gene encoding dihydroxy-acid dehydratase, which produces MISDRVKRGILRAPNRSLIKACGYTDEEIKKPFIGIVNSFTEIVPGHIHMRNLAEAVKKGVYAGGGTAFEFNVIAIDDGIAMGHEGMKYSLPSRELIADCVESMAKAHAFDGLVLITACDKIVPGMLMGAVRLNIPFIVLTGGPMLPGEIEGNRYDLIDVFEAVGKYEVGKISEEEVYKLENYACPGAGSCAGMFTANSMACITEALGLTLPYGATIPAVDAERVRLAKMIGEKIVELVNKDIKPKDILTKESFENAIIIDLALGGSTNTVLHLLAIAHEVEPDFITLDDFDRLSEEIPHIASLRPGGKHYMYDLHKAGGIPAVMKVLESKIRKNAKTVSGKTIGEITSSVKYINHEVIRPIDNPVHKEAGLRILRGTLAPNGAVVKIGAVSPKMYKHEGPARVFDSEEDAIKAILSKSINPGDVVVIRYEGPSGGPGMREMLSPTSAIMGMGLGDSVALITDGRFSGGTRGPCIGHVSPEAMAGGPIALVKEGDIISIDMLAKRLDLKVSEDELEKRRKEWKKPEPKVKSGYLARYSKLVSSADKGAVVNY; this is translated from the coding sequence ATGATAAGCGATAGGGTAAAAAGAGGTATTCTAAGAGCTCCCAACAGGAGTCTTATTAAAGCCTGTGGCTACACAGATGAAGAGATAAAAAAGCCCTTTATAGGAATAGTTAACTCGTTTACTGAAATAGTTCCCGGACATATTCATATGAGGAATCTTGCTGAGGCTGTAAAAAAAGGAGTATACGCTGGTGGTGGCACTGCATTTGAATTCAATGTAATAGCAATTGATGATGGCATAGCAATGGGGCATGAAGGAATGAAATATTCACTACCTTCAAGAGAACTTATAGCGGACTGTGTAGAATCTATGGCTAAAGCACATGCTTTTGACGGACTTGTTTTAATAACAGCTTGTGACAAAATTGTTCCTGGAATGTTGATGGGTGCAGTGAGACTGAATATACCATTTATTGTATTAACAGGTGGGCCGATGCTACCAGGAGAAATTGAAGGAAATAGATATGATCTAATAGATGTATTTGAAGCAGTTGGAAAGTATGAAGTTGGTAAGATAAGTGAAGAGGAGGTTTATAAGCTTGAAAACTACGCTTGCCCTGGAGCAGGAAGCTGTGCAGGGATGTTTACTGCAAACAGTATGGCTTGCATAACCGAAGCTTTAGGACTTACATTACCTTATGGTGCTACCATCCCAGCAGTTGACGCAGAGAGAGTTAGATTGGCCAAAATGATTGGTGAAAAGATAGTAGAACTCGTGAATAAAGACATAAAGCCTAAGGATATCTTAACAAAAGAATCGTTTGAAAATGCAATAATAATTGACTTAGCCCTAGGGGGCTCAACAAATACAGTACTCCATCTTCTAGCTATCGCTCATGAGGTAGAACCTGATTTCATTACCCTAGACGACTTTGACAGATTAAGCGAAGAAATCCCCCACATCGCTTCTCTTAGACCTGGTGGAAAGCATTACATGTACGACCTACATAAAGCCGGAGGAATACCAGCAGTTATGAAAGTTCTTGAAAGCAAGATAAGAAAGAACGCAAAAACCGTGAGTGGGAAAACTATAGGTGAAATAACATCCTCTGTTAAGTACATAAACCACGAAGTTATAAGACCCATTGATAATCCAGTGCACAAGGAAGCAGGACTTAGGATACTCAGGGGTACACTGGCTCCTAACGGAGCTGTTGTAAAGATAGGAGCAGTCTCACCTAAGATGTACAAGCATGAAGGACCAGCTAGAGTTTTTGACTCCGAAGAAGATGCAATAAAGGCAATTCTCTCCAAAAGCATAAACCCTGGAGATGTAGTTGTGATACGATACGAAGGGCCTTCCGGAGGACCTGGCATGAGAGAAATGCTCTCACCTACATCAGCTATAATGGGGATGGGTCTTGGAGACAGTGTAGCACTCATAACTGATGGCAGGTTCAGTGGAGGCACAAGAGGCCCTTGTATAGGACATGTCTCCCCCGAAGCAATGGCAGGAGGACCAATCGCACTAGTAAAAGAAGGTGATATCATAAGCATTGATATGCTAGCAAAAAGACTGGATCTCAAAGTCTCTGAGGACGAACTTGAAAAAAGAAGAAAAGAATGGAAAAAACCTGAACCAAAAGTTAAAAGTGGCTACCTAGCAAGATACTCAAAACTAGTGTCATCAGCCGACAAAGGTGCCGTTGTAAACTACTAA
- the murI gene encoding glutamate racemase gives MDRRPIGIFDSGVGGLTVLKQIKNLLPDESIIYLGDTKHLPYGDKSKEAIIRFSIENSKFLVRYGVKAIVIACNSASSVAVETLKEMFKIPIIDVIEPTVECISKNPPSSILIIGTVRTIASGVFAKKVSAIDTNIKVFGKACPLFVPLVEEGAFANKNTYLYKSLRNAIVHYLEEFRGKVNSVVLGCTHYPLIKDEIKEFMGNVKLIDPGECAGIKLKKVLEEKNMLSDGNERTEKFFVTDLSERVRQVAQVILNDNIDIEEVYISDF, from the coding sequence ATGGACAGAAGACCTATAGGAATATTTGACTCAGGAGTTGGCGGACTTACAGTTTTAAAACAGATAAAGAACTTACTTCCTGACGAATCAATAATATACCTTGGAGACACAAAACATCTTCCGTATGGTGATAAATCAAAAGAAGCAATAATAAGGTTTTCCATAGAGAACTCAAAATTTCTAGTCAGATATGGAGTTAAAGCAATAGTCATAGCCTGTAACTCCGCTTCCTCCGTTGCAGTTGAGACCCTTAAGGAAATGTTCAAAATCCCAATAATTGATGTAATTGAACCTACAGTTGAGTGTATATCCAAAAACCCTCCTTCCAGCATCCTCATAATAGGAACTGTTAGAACCATAGCCTCTGGTGTTTTTGCCAAGAAAGTCTCAGCTATAGATACTAATATAAAAGTTTTCGGAAAGGCGTGCCCTCTTTTCGTCCCACTTGTTGAAGAAGGAGCCTTTGCAAACAAAAACACATATCTTTACAAGTCACTACGAAATGCCATAGTCCACTACCTTGAAGAGTTTAGAGGAAAAGTTAACAGTGTAGTATTAGGATGCACTCATTACCCTCTCATAAAAGACGAAATAAAAGAGTTTATGGGAAATGTGAAGTTAATAGACCCTGGGGAATGTGCAGGAATTAAGCTTAAGAAAGTTCTAGAAGAGAAAAACATGCTGTCTGATGGAAACGAAAGAACTGAAAAATTCTTTGTTACCGATCTCTCTGAGAGAGTAAGACAGGTAGCTCAAGTAATTTTAAACGATAATATAGACATTGAAGAGGTGTATATTTCAGACTTTTAG
- a CDS encoding PilZ domain-containing protein, whose translation MRVLLVSPSRIVRDCFISELIPRGIVLSWCENVSDALSEMREKKTTFDVMVLESVSKYDTINFLSMFGGLEVRPIIVLYTEIHSHEELYDYLKLGVGGFLQKPLNPKNIFPVITRAYENFKGAPPERKVVRVQLEEGEGIVEFTSKSGIRVIGNIIDLSVGGLAFSFAPKYANAFEEGEEIHYLKLILRSDETSLRGRVKAKDNERRVGVVIFTELNVDAVQKISRFIFFKTSA comes from the coding sequence ATGAGAGTACTTTTAGTTTCACCTTCTAGAATAGTTAGGGACTGCTTCATATCAGAACTTATTCCGAGAGGAATTGTTTTGTCTTGGTGTGAAAATGTTTCTGACGCTCTTTCCGAGATGAGAGAGAAAAAGACTACATTTGATGTAATGGTTTTGGAGAGTGTGAGTAAATATGATACTATCAATTTTCTCTCAATGTTCGGAGGACTTGAGGTAAGACCAATAATTGTTCTTTACACTGAAATTCATTCCCATGAGGAGCTGTACGATTACTTAAAATTGGGGGTTGGTGGTTTTTTACAAAAGCCTTTGAATCCGAAAAATATCTTTCCAGTTATTACCAGGGCTTACGAGAATTTCAAGGGTGCTCCTCCTGAGAGAAAAGTGGTGAGGGTGCAACTTGAAGAGGGGGAAGGAATTGTTGAATTTACTTCCAAATCGGGAATTAGGGTTATTGGAAATATAATTGATTTAAGTGTTGGAGGTTTGGCTTTTTCTTTTGCTCCAAAGTATGCTAATGCTTTTGAGGAAGGGGAAGAGATACATTATTTGAAACTTATACTTAGAAGTGATGAGACTTCTCTTAGGGGAAGAGTTAAAGCGAAAGACAACGAAAGGAGGGTAGGAGTTGTAATATTTACCGAACTCAATGTTGATGCTGTACAGAAGATATCAAGGTTTATATTCTTCAAAACGTCTGCGTAG